One window of uncultured Methanoregula sp. genomic DNA carries:
- a CDS encoding MASE3 domain-containing protein, protein MLSDTCRTFRNPAYLQYLIAIAISIILLLLLLVLIKTNLLLVIIVELVSIAVAFSIFLLTWNSRRNAQDSFLMALGISFLFTAVFDTLFTFSLMNTQVLQEFSFNNIIQIWIAARYFQAITLLVATALIGRTLTKKASIDAAILVPVYTAITALLFMSILVWKNFPVCDIHGYTPFKIASEYIISTILILTGIILVRKRKLLDPDVWFFLFIALFLFIMGELAFAISGSGFTDTNFLGFCLRGVAIYFIYRAIVVVGISRPLDLLFHELKERDLALRKSEEQYRNVVEDQTELISRFLPDGTYVFVNEAYCRFFGMSREEIMGQKMLQLVYPDDQGTVRDSLASLTRESPLVTVPNRILLPNGSIRWIRWTDRAIFNAAGTITEYQSVGRDITLLRLSEDALSLAHKKLALLTSITRHDILNQLTALKAYVELLRQDAREYDSHGYLEKVQAIADVIEEQIAFMKDYEMMGVSAPAWQDVAATIGRSVSALPTRNVSVDIDVGNVEIFADPLLEKVFYNLVDNALRYGGEKLTRIRIYTQESPNELALICEDNGNGVSSEDKVHLFEKGFGHHTGLGLFLIREILLITGISITENGVPEKCARFVIQVPKGAFRYSGRPE, encoded by the coding sequence ATGCTTTCAGACACCTGCAGGACATTCAGGAATCCGGCATATCTGCAATATCTCATCGCCATTGCCATTTCCATCATCCTTCTCCTCCTGCTCCTTGTTCTCATCAAGACGAACCTCCTGCTTGTAATCATTGTCGAACTGGTCAGTATTGCAGTTGCCTTTTCAATATTTTTGTTAACCTGGAACAGCCGCAGGAATGCGCAGGATTCTTTTTTAATGGCTCTTGGCATTTCATTTCTTTTTACTGCCGTGTTTGATACCCTTTTTACGTTTTCCCTCATGAACACCCAGGTACTGCAGGAGTTCAGTTTCAACAATATTATCCAGATCTGGATTGCAGCCCGGTATTTCCAGGCCATTACCCTGCTCGTTGCAACAGCGCTTATCGGACGAACCCTGACAAAAAAAGCATCCATTGATGCTGCAATCCTTGTCCCGGTATATACTGCAATTACCGCTTTACTTTTCATGAGTATTCTTGTGTGGAAGAATTTCCCGGTCTGTGACATCCACGGATATACGCCATTTAAAATTGCAAGTGAGTATATCATCTCCACAATTCTCATCCTTACCGGTATAATTCTTGTAAGAAAACGCAAATTACTGGATCCTGATGTCTGGTTCTTCTTATTTATTGCACTCTTCCTGTTCATCATGGGTGAACTGGCATTTGCCATATCCGGATCAGGATTCACCGACACCAACTTCCTCGGGTTCTGTCTTCGTGGCGTTGCGATCTACTTTATTTACCGGGCGATTGTTGTTGTTGGCATCAGCCGCCCCCTGGATCTCCTCTTCCATGAACTCAAAGAGCGTGACCTGGCCCTCCGGAAATCCGAAGAACAGTACCGTAATGTGGTGGAGGACCAGACCGAACTGATCAGCAGGTTCCTGCCGGATGGAACGTATGTCTTTGTCAACGAAGCCTATTGCCGGTTCTTTGGCATGTCCCGCGAAGAGATTATGGGCCAGAAAATGCTGCAACTGGTATATCCGGATGACCAGGGAACCGTGCGGGATTCTCTTGCCTCGTTAACCCGTGAAAGCCCGCTCGTGACGGTACCTAACCGGATCCTCCTTCCCAATGGTTCAATCCGCTGGATACGATGGACGGACCGGGCGATTTTCAATGCGGCCGGAACTATCACGGAATACCAGTCGGTAGGTCGGGACATCACTCTCCTCCGGCTTTCTGAAGATGCCCTGAGCCTGGCTCACAAGAAACTTGCCCTTCTTACCAGTATCACGCGGCATGATATCCTCAACCAGCTCACGGCACTCAAAGCGTATGTGGAACTCCTCCGGCAGGATGCACGGGAGTATGATTCCCACGGATACCTGGAAAAGGTCCAGGCCATTGCCGATGTGATCGAAGAACAGATCGCATTCATGAAGGATTACGAGATGATGGGAGTCAGTGCTCCCGCATGGCAGGATGTTGCAGCAACTATTGGCAGATCGGTTTCTGCTCTTCCCACAAGGAATGTCAGCGTTGATATCGATGTAGGCAATGTTGAGATTTTTGCCGATCCGCTCCTCGAAAAAGTATTCTATAACCTGGTTGATAATGCGCTGCGGTATGGCGGGGAAAAACTGACACGAATACGCATATACACGCAGGAATCGCCCAATGAACTTGCTCTCATTTGTGAGGATAACGGGAATGGGGTTTCATCGGAAGACAAGGTCCATCTTTTCGAGAAAGGCTTTGGTCACCATACCGGCCTTGGCCTTTTCCTCATCCGGGAAATTCTCCTCATTACCGGTATCAGCATTACCGAAAATGGCGTGCCGGAAAAATGCGCCCGGTTTGTTATCCAGGTACCTAAAGGAGCGTTCCGGTATTCCGGAAGACCAGAATGA
- a CDS encoding Holliday junction resolvase-like protein, with translation MNLSDLVLVLAAFCAGILAAYFFYRLRISVIEDRIKTDFERWKMEHTLEIRKDSVNRSRSTLKGRISEQMAPLLPEFPFSSADARFIGNPIDFVVFDGYSEAKDNRTGMVSVILVEVKKGKGRLTREETLIKKAVEEGRVSWMTIYLPDESGPANDKEPVC, from the coding sequence ATGAATCTTTCTGACCTTGTTCTCGTTCTTGCTGCATTTTGTGCGGGTATTCTTGCGGCATATTTTTTTTACCGGCTGCGTATCAGTGTGATCGAAGATCGCATAAAAACGGATTTCGAGCGCTGGAAGATGGAACATACGCTTGAAATCCGGAAAGATTCCGTAAACCGATCGCGTTCCACGCTGAAAGGAAGGATCTCGGAGCAGATGGCTCCGCTCCTGCCTGAATTCCCGTTCTCTTCCGCTGACGCCCGCTTCATCGGGAACCCGATCGATTTCGTGGTTTTTGACGGGTATTCTGAAGCAAAGGACAACCGGACCGGAATGGTTTCCGTTATTCTTGTTGAGGTAAAAAAAGGAAAAGGCCGGCTGACCCGCGAAGAAACCCTGATCAAGAAGGCTGTTGAAGAGGGCAGGGTCTCATGGATGACGATATACCTGCCCGATGAATCCGGACCCGCCAATGATAAGGAACCGGTCTGCTGA
- a CDS encoding HD domain-containing protein, which yields MPDQKRLHYEKMLQDAGCSPKVIAHCRAVTDCALEYAGKNPDTNFDLVLAGAMLHDIGRSRTHTIHHAQEGADLLRRQGLPEDLARIVECHTGAGLTADECTLLGLSPRDCIPTTTEEKIVTHADNLIAGSRRESIETSIGSAIHLPRKIRKRMYRLSCEVELLCKG from the coding sequence ATGCCTGATCAGAAACGGCTGCACTACGAAAAGATGCTGCAGGATGCCGGGTGCAGTCCGAAAGTTATTGCACATTGCCGGGCAGTGACGGACTGCGCCCTCGAATATGCCGGGAAGAACCCGGATACCAATTTTGATCTGGTTCTTGCAGGTGCAATGCTCCACGACATCGGCCGGAGCAGGACGCATACGATACACCATGCCCAGGAAGGAGCCGATCTCCTGCGCCGGCAGGGACTCCCTGAAGACCTTGCCCGGATTGTCGAATGCCATACCGGCGCGGGTCTCACCGCCGATGAATGCACGCTCCTCGGATTGTCTCCCCGGGACTGTATTCCGACAACCACTGAAGAGAAGATCGTCACGCATGCAGATAACCTGATTGCCGGGAGCAGGCGCGAATCCATCGAGACCAGTATCGGGTCTGCCATCCACCTCCCGCGAAAGATACGAAAAAGAATGTACCGCCTTTCCTGTGAAGTGGAACTGCTGTGCAAAGGGTAA
- a CDS encoding HD domain-containing protein, with protein MDEKYSEIYEYVQRLLGKDGSHGMDHIRRVTRMCEIIGMREHAVMDILIPAALLHDIARPLEKEQGIPHETEGAKMAGEYLASIRYNPLYVGEIEDAIRTHRYRSAEKPRTLEARILSDADKLDAMGAFGIARTFMRAAEHGGSIDDAISHFHDKLLKLNEHMYTTPGREIAMKRHAVLVSFLANLDEERDISPV; from the coding sequence ATGGATGAAAAATATTCAGAGATTTACGAATATGTCCAGCGTCTGCTTGGGAAGGATGGATCCCATGGCATGGATCATATCCGGCGGGTCACGCGAATGTGTGAAATTATCGGGATGCGCGAACATGCTGTTATGGATATTCTGATTCCCGCTGCCCTTCTTCACGATATAGCCCGGCCCCTTGAGAAAGAGCAGGGAATTCCCCACGAAACCGAAGGGGCGAAAATGGCCGGAGAGTATCTTGCATCCATCAGGTACAATCCGTTGTATGTCGGAGAAATTGAAGACGCTATCAGGACCCACCGGTACCGGTCAGCCGAGAAACCCCGGACTCTTGAAGCCCGGATCCTTTCCGATGCCGACAAGCTGGACGCCATGGGTGCGTTCGGTATTGCCCGGACATTCATGCGGGCCGCCGAGCATGGCGGGAGCATCGATGATGCCATCTCTCATTTCCACGACAAGCTGCTGAAACTCAATGAGCATATGTACACCACCCCCGGCCGGGAAATAGCAATGAAACGGCATGCCGTTCTTGTCAGTTTTCTCGCAAATCTTGATGAAGAACGGGACATTTCTCCGGTATAA
- a CDS encoding putative manganese-dependent inorganic diphosphatase yields MNHIYLFGHQKPDTDSIASVIGYADFRNLSEPGRYIPARCGDLNPESRFMLERFSIPEPVFIPSVEPKLSDIEYKPVFSLPQDVPVVDVATLMAREGIRNVVITDAEGKPVGMVGEHALAVACIETIHLSELAVTPIPVDTLARILNAQVVVSAHTQLEGRVYIAIDALHVTLGKMTQKDIAVVGDDEPAQLAFISAGIACLIIAEGAPVGERVAAAAARHGVSVLSTNFDAFGVGKMINLSLPSREIMETNVPVLACSDTLAHARQVVSGSAFRAACVVNTRGTLAGILTRTTLLDEVRRPVILLDHNEASQAVDGIDEAEIIEIIDHHRLGSITTLKPIRFLNEPVGATSTIIAMKFMESGLTPSRSTAGALLCGILSDTLALKMSTTTHRDKKAVSYLAPIAGEDPANLGIVLLERAMDLSGIPLDAILTRDTKVFELSGKKILIGQVMVPSFAWNRERDDAIRKELTRIRTSAGSDIVLVLFTNVLENASDLYGVSDPELIRTLFGDILPVRLDGVMSRKLDFLPWLGARLREQVK; encoded by the coding sequence ATGAATCATATCTATCTTTTCGGCCACCAGAAACCCGACACGGACAGTATTGCAAGTGTCATCGGCTACGCTGATTTCAGGAACCTGTCTGAGCCGGGCCGGTATATACCTGCCCGCTGCGGCGATCTTAATCCGGAATCCCGTTTTATGCTGGAACGGTTTTCAATTCCCGAACCGGTTTTTATCCCATCTGTGGAACCCAAACTTTCGGATATCGAGTATAAACCGGTCTTTTCCCTGCCCCAGGATGTGCCTGTTGTTGATGTTGCAACCCTGATGGCCCGGGAAGGAATACGCAATGTTGTCATAACCGATGCGGAAGGAAAGCCGGTTGGGATGGTGGGGGAACATGCCCTGGCGGTGGCCTGCATTGAAACGATTCACCTGTCGGAGCTTGCTGTCACACCCATTCCGGTCGATACCCTTGCCCGGATCCTGAACGCACAGGTTGTTGTCTCTGCCCACACTCAGCTGGAAGGCCGCGTCTATATCGCCATTGATGCCCTGCATGTAACGCTCGGCAAGATGACACAGAAAGATATTGCCGTTGTGGGTGATGATGAGCCGGCCCAGCTGGCATTTATCTCGGCAGGAATTGCCTGCCTGATAATAGCTGAAGGAGCCCCGGTCGGTGAACGTGTTGCCGCAGCTGCCGCCCGTCACGGGGTTTCAGTTCTTTCAACGAACTTCGATGCGTTTGGTGTTGGTAAAATGATCAACCTCTCCCTGCCCTCGCGGGAAATAATGGAGACGAATGTTCCGGTCCTGGCATGCAGTGACACGCTCGCCCATGCCCGCCAGGTTGTTTCCGGCTCTGCGTTCCGGGCAGCCTGTGTTGTCAATACCCGCGGTACGCTTGCCGGGATACTGACGCGGACAACCCTGCTTGATGAAGTGCGAAGACCCGTGATCCTGCTCGATCATAATGAGGCATCCCAGGCGGTGGACGGGATCGATGAGGCAGAAATAATCGAGATCATCGATCACCACCGGCTCGGTTCTATCACGACGCTCAAACCCATCCGGTTCCTCAACGAGCCGGTGGGGGCGACATCTACCATCATAGCAATGAAATTCATGGAATCGGGCCTGACTCCTTCCCGCTCCACGGCAGGGGCGCTACTCTGTGGCATCCTGTCAGATACCCTGGCACTGAAGATGTCGACAACAACGCACCGGGACAAAAAGGCAGTCAGCTACCTGGCACCAATTGCCGGGGAAGACCCGGCGAACCTGGGAATCGTCCTTCTTGAGCGGGCAATGGATCTTTCGGGCATCCCGCTTGATGCAATCCTTACCCGCGATACCAAGGTATTCGAACTCTCCGGAAAAAAGATCCTGATCGGACAGGTCATGGTCCCCTCGTTTGCCTGGAACCGGGAACGGGATGACGCAATCAGGAAAGAACTTACGCGGATCAGGACTTCGGCCGGATCGGATATTGTCCTTGTTCTTTTTACCAATGTTCTTGAAAATGCAAGCGATCTTTACGGTGTCTCGGATCCGGAACTGATCCGTACTCTGTTCGGGGATATCCTGCCGGTCCGGCTTGATGGTGTCATGTCACGGAAACTGGATTTCCTTCCCTGGCTGGGAGCACGGCTCCGGGAACAGGTGAAGTAA
- the nudC gene encoding NAD(+) diphosphatase, giving the protein MDHTAKFAADSLHKQYPEPAQVPGDSILVLVRDNAIYSRCGSNATIFTKRSPEIADLLKGSAQYLGHLGSAPCYAYEIPGHMQIPENFTSSGVRELAGKVPAEELAIAGLAVQIIDFDRTTRFCGKCGAMNHASRTERAKVCPACHNVTYARISPAIIVLVRNNDSILLVHGKKAHVVRYSLVAGFIEPGETIEHAVHREVKEETGITISNVRYIASEPWPFPNSLMIGFVADYADGSIIPDGVEIETAGWFDRNHLPDLPPKLSIARMLIDSWKSGNDS; this is encoded by the coding sequence ATGGATCATACCGCAAAATTTGCAGCTGATTCGCTGCACAAACAGTACCCGGAACCGGCACAGGTGCCGGGAGATTCGATCCTTGTACTTGTCCGGGACAATGCAATTTATTCCCGGTGTGGGAGTAACGCCACAATTTTCACAAAAAGATCCCCGGAGATCGCAGATTTATTAAAAGGATCTGCCCAGTATCTCGGTCACCTGGGATCGGCTCCGTGTTATGCATATGAAATTCCAGGCCATATGCAGATTCCTGAAAATTTCACCAGTTCCGGTGTGCGCGAACTTGCCGGAAAAGTCCCGGCAGAGGAACTTGCGATTGCCGGGCTTGCCGTCCAGATAATTGATTTTGACAGGACCACCCGGTTCTGCGGAAAATGCGGTGCCATGAACCATGCGTCACGAACCGAACGGGCAAAAGTCTGTCCTGCCTGCCACAATGTCACCTATGCCCGCATCTCTCCGGCGATTATCGTACTTGTAAGAAATAATGACTCCATCCTGCTGGTCCACGGGAAAAAGGCACACGTAGTACGATACAGCCTGGTTGCCGGGTTTATTGAACCCGGTGAGACGATAGAACACGCCGTGCACCGCGAAGTGAAAGAAGAGACCGGGATTACAATTTCCAATGTCCGGTATATCGCGAGCGAGCCCTGGCCATTCCCGAACTCCCTGATGATCGGGTTCGTTGCTGATTATGCGGATGGTTCAATAATACCAGATGGGGTAGAGATAGAAACAGCCGGCTGGTTTGATCGCAACCATCTCCCGGATTTACCGCCAAAACTCAGTATTGCCCGTATGCTCATCGATTCCTGGAAATCGGGCAATGATTCGTAA
- a CDS encoding transcription factor, whose product MDPTEEAINDPAIRAYLHRLVGDEGLNLLERFPRDGEHSDEDLAAKTGINLNSVRHTLYTLYEKRLAEYHRIKNNETGWLTYLWQLRIDHIYDSIREDMALVLEKLSRRERFEEENDFYICKDCHLIFTFPQAMNTDFKCPDCDQPMGHFDNEMLLKSLKQRIGDIKKSLGHA is encoded by the coding sequence ATGGATCCAACGGAAGAAGCGATCAATGATCCCGCAATACGTGCCTACCTCCACCGCCTTGTCGGCGATGAAGGCCTCAATCTCCTTGAACGGTTTCCCCGGGATGGCGAGCACAGCGATGAGGATCTTGCGGCAAAGACCGGTATCAACTTAAACTCGGTCCGGCACACCCTTTATACCCTCTACGAAAAACGCCTGGCTGAATATCACCGGATCAAGAACAATGAGACCGGCTGGCTTACCTACCTCTGGCAGCTCCGCATCGATCATATTTATGATTCAATCCGCGAGGATATGGCGCTCGTGCTCGAAAAACTCTCGCGCCGCGAGAGGTTCGAAGAGGAGAACGACTTCTACATCTGCAAGGACTGCCACCTGATCTTCACGTTTCCCCAGGCAATGAATACCGATTTCAAGTGCCCGGACTGCGACCAGCCCATGGGCCATTTCGATAACGAGATGCTCTTAAAATCCCTCAAACAGCGGATTGGCGATATTAAAAAATCTCTGGGCCATGCCTGA
- a CDS encoding response regulator, producing MITILLVDDQPDLLEITRLFLEKEGDLIVDTADSAEIALDMLRQKKYDAVVSDYDMQGMDGIEFLNEFMKRAVDKPFIIFTGKSREDIVIRALNSGADFYLQKSGDPISQYAELRNMVYQAVMRKRVEDALIRSEINHRTIVECIEDSIYMVDKNCRYLFMNKYHQQRLGITDGNYEGRDYREFHTQEETDIFARSVKQSIDSGKSVQDEYSSRGRWFIRRLSPVRNETLERVFAVTVISAETTGRKQVEEALRVIDENYRIVVEATQDSIYTVDPSGKYLFMNTHHKKRLGIDGNEYAMRSYGDFHTSDETRIFTLSVQQVVETKKPHEDSYVRDGRTFLRRMYPVFGSSEDAVSAVSVISIDITSR from the coding sequence ATGATAACCATCCTTCTTGTTGATGATCAACCGGATCTGCTTGAGATTACGCGTCTCTTTCTTGAAAAAGAGGGAGATCTCATTGTAGATACTGCAGATTCTGCTGAGATAGCGCTCGACATGCTCCGGCAGAAAAAATACGATGCGGTTGTTTCAGACTATGATATGCAGGGAATGGATGGCATCGAATTCCTCAACGAGTTCATGAAACGGGCGGTCGATAAGCCGTTCATCATTTTTACCGGAAAAAGCCGGGAGGACATCGTTATCCGGGCCCTCAATTCCGGTGCAGATTTCTATCTCCAGAAAAGCGGGGATCCGATCAGCCAGTATGCCGAACTCCGGAACATGGTGTACCAGGCAGTGATGCGAAAACGGGTGGAAGATGCTCTCATCCGTTCGGAGATCAATCACCGCACTATTGTCGAATGCATTGAAGATTCCATCTACATGGTGGACAAGAACTGCCGGTACCTTTTCATGAATAAGTATCACCAGCAGCGCCTTGGTATCACGGACGGAAATTATGAAGGGCGCGATTACCGGGAGTTCCACACCCAGGAAGAAACGGATATATTCGCCCGCTCGGTCAAGCAGAGTATCGATTCCGGAAAGTCAGTCCAGGACGAGTACAGCAGCAGGGGCCGCTGGTTTATCCGGCGACTGAGCCCGGTTCGGAACGAGACCCTGGAACGGGTTTTTGCCGTTACCGTAATCTCTGCAGAAACTACCGGGCGAAAACAGGTTGAAGAAGCCCTGCGGGTTATTGATGAGAATTACCGGATTGTTGTGGAAGCCACGCAGGACTCGATCTATACGGTCGATCCCTCGGGAAAATATCTTTTCATGAACACCCATCACAAGAAACGGTTGGGGATAGACGGGAATGAATATGCCATGAGGTCGTACGGCGATTTCCACACTTCTGATGAAACCCGGATATTCACATTATCCGTGCAGCAGGTAGTAGAGACAAAAAAACCCCACGAGGATTCCTATGTACGGGATGGCCGGACATTTCTCCGGCGGATGTACCCGGTCTTTGGATCATCAGAAGATGCGGTCAGCGCCGTATCGGTAATCTCCATTGATATTACCAGCCGCTAA
- a CDS encoding GNAT family N-acetyltransferase: MTNSGKILTPRLELVPATLEILRSEQEKSPAFGEFLDAMIPQSWPPALLDPETLEEFIRMKSSGTDPNFMSWYWILNKSDTGERILIGSGGICSSPQSDDTVVIGYSVLPEFQNLGYATEAVEHLIPMIFRIPGIEMIVATTHPDLMSSVRVLTKTGFVFSGMSAGGSGMEEGTARYILRKT, encoded by the coding sequence ATGACAAATTCGGGAAAAATTCTGACGCCGCGTCTTGAACTTGTGCCGGCAACTCTTGAGATCTTACGGAGCGAACAGGAAAAATCACCGGCATTTGGAGAATTCCTTGATGCGATGATACCACAATCCTGGCCGCCGGCACTTCTCGATCCCGAGACCCTGGAAGAATTTATCCGGATGAAATCATCTGGTACCGACCCGAACTTCATGTCCTGGTACTGGATCCTCAATAAATCTGATACGGGTGAGCGCATCCTTATCGGTAGCGGGGGGATTTGTTCTTCCCCGCAATCAGATGATACTGTTGTTATCGGCTATTCCGTTCTTCCCGAATTTCAGAATCTTGGATATGCAACAGAGGCTGTCGAACATCTTATCCCCATGATATTCCGGATCCCAGGAATTGAGATGATCGTAGCAACAACGCACCCGGATCTTATGTCGTCCGTCCGGGTCCTGACAAAAACCGGGTTTGTCTTTTCCGGTATGAGCGCCGGAGGATCTGGCATGGAAGAGGGAACGGCCCGGTATATATTAAGGAAAACCTGA
- a CDS encoding ATP-grasp domain-containing protein, whose translation MKGRVLIAGFSTRHVAQSAFHAGYEVCTVDHFCDQDLAWYTKDREKFEDLADLPGAIERICKRNSFDFVVPTSGAEDLVIPLPRCGTSPEVITPFLDKLDTQHFFQEHDIPVPRILPENQFPAMVKPCRGAGGWRNAVIDNEAAMAAWKSLYPGIPYLRQEVIEGTPASVCCVATGNKAMAIAANGQILRGKGESAYGFSGSITPFSHPALDRMIALAERIAALSGCRGTIGIDFVVSDEVPFAIEVNPRFQGTVDTVEIAYGCNLFDYHVGACAGSLPATKPTFRQYAVRSILFAERDLTIRSDLKHLKNFVADIPWPDTFLEEEQAIVSVYGWGDTRDAALSMLDKHITTVRQYMR comes from the coding sequence GTGAAAGGGCGGGTGCTCATAGCCGGTTTTTCTACACGCCATGTTGCACAATCGGCATTCCATGCCGGGTACGAAGTGTGCACGGTCGATCATTTCTGCGACCAGGACCTGGCATGGTATACTAAAGACCGGGAAAAATTTGAAGATCTTGCGGATCTTCCCGGTGCAATCGAGCGCATATGCAAACGTAATTCATTCGATTTTGTTGTACCTACCTCCGGAGCAGAGGATCTCGTAATCCCATTGCCGCGCTGTGGGACATCGCCGGAAGTCATTACACCGTTCCTGGACAAACTGGATACCCAGCATTTTTTCCAGGAACATGATATCCCGGTCCCCCGGATCCTTCCGGAGAACCAGTTCCCCGCCATGGTCAAACCGTGTCGCGGGGCCGGGGGATGGCGGAATGCAGTTATAGATAACGAAGCTGCCATGGCTGCCTGGAAATCCCTCTATCCCGGCATTCCTTATCTGCGCCAGGAAGTTATCGAAGGTACGCCTGCGAGTGTCTGTTGCGTTGCAACGGGAAACAAGGCAATGGCAATTGCGGCCAACGGGCAGATACTCAGGGGAAAAGGAGAATCTGCATATGGGTTCTCCGGATCGATCACCCCGTTCTCCCATCCCGCTCTCGACCGGATGATTGCGCTTGCCGAACGCATTGCTGCTCTCAGCGGTTGTCGCGGGACCATCGGGATCGATTTTGTTGTCAGCGATGAGGTGCCATTTGCCATTGAAGTCAATCCCCGGTTCCAGGGCACGGTCGATACGGTTGAAATAGCATACGGGTGCAATCTTTTCGACTATCATGTCGGAGCCTGTGCGGGCAGCCTGCCGGCAACTAAACCTACCTTCAGGCAATATGCGGTACGATCCATTCTCTTTGCCGAGCGCGATCTTACGATACGGTCTGATCTTAAACACCTGAAAAATTTTGTTGCTGATATTCCCTGGCCGGATACGTTTTTAGAAGAAGAGCAGGCAATTGTGAGCGTGTACGGGTGGGGGGATACCCGGGATGCAGCACTCAGCATGCTGGATAAGCATATTACTACCGTCCGACAATATATGCGCTGA
- a CDS encoding aminotransferase class V-fold PLP-dependent enzyme, which yields MRCANGIEARQVNELFINIDPIQAGGRLTADAMKTVVAYGDGYSVCDNCRKPNRLDYISKPPIAEFHKDVASWLNMDAIRTVPGARRGFQAVAQTYVNKGDPVLLTSLSHYTEFLAVEEAGGIPREIPADSNKMITADAAAAKIEEVKREFGRPPVLAFIDHVDYQFGNMHDIRSIANVTRQYDVPILYNGAYTVGILPVDGKALGVDFVVGSGHKSMAAPAPSGILAATAERAAEVFRTTAIVGDVSNRKFGIKEPEMMGCTLMGVTLVGMMASFPHVKERVKHFDKELENNKIVLDALLSIEGTRILSEYPRKHTMTRIDTIASFDKVAETHKKRGFYLSGALAEKGVTGVIPGATKVWKFNTYGMTRIQAEYLANVFVGIARENGLAVTA from the coding sequence ATGAGGTGCGCAAATGGGATCGAGGCACGGCAGGTGAATGAACTCTTCATCAACATTGATCCAATCCAGGCCGGCGGCCGTCTCACTGCCGATGCGATGAAGACTGTTGTAGCGTACGGGGACGGGTACTCGGTGTGCGACAACTGCCGCAAACCCAACCGGCTGGATTATATCAGCAAACCCCCGATTGCCGAATTCCACAAGGATGTTGCATCCTGGCTTAACATGGATGCGATCAGGACCGTGCCCGGTGCACGCAGGGGATTCCAGGCCGTTGCCCAGACGTACGTAAACAAAGGCGACCCTGTTCTTCTCACGTCTCTCTCCCATTATACCGAGTTTTTGGCAGTCGAGGAAGCCGGAGGAATACCCCGCGAGATACCGGCCGACAGCAACAAAATGATCACGGCTGATGCCGCTGCTGCAAAGATTGAGGAAGTCAAACGGGAATTCGGCCGCCCGCCCGTCCTTGCCTTTATCGATCACGTAGATTACCAGTTCGGGAATATGCACGATATCCGGTCAATAGCGAACGTGACCCGCCAGTACGATGTTCCAATCCTGTACAATGGAGCATATACCGTTGGTATTCTTCCCGTTGATGGAAAAGCTCTCGGGGTCGATTTCGTCGTGGGGTCGGGACATAAGAGCATGGCAGCTCCGGCTCCTTCCGGTATCCTTGCAGCAACTGCAGAACGTGCTGCGGAAGTTTTCCGGACAACGGCAATTGTCGGCGATGTCTCGAACCGGAAATTCGGGATCAAGGAGCCCGAGATGATGGGCTGTACGCTTATGGGGGTAACGCTTGTTGGCATGATGGCCTCGTTTCCGCACGTGAAAGAGCGGGTGAAGCATTTCGATAAGGAACTGGAAAACAACAAAATTGTCCTTGATGCCCTCCTGTCCATTGAAGGAACCAGAATTCTCTCGGAATATCCCCGGAAACATACCATGACCCGGATCGACACGATCGCATCGTTCGATAAGGTTGCAGAAACCCACAAGAAGCGGGGATTCTATCTCTCAGGCGCCCTTGCCGAAAAAGGGGTGACCGGTGTGATTCCCGGGGCAACCAAGGTCTGGAAATTCAATACCTATGGCATGACCCGCATCCAGGCAGAATATCTTGCAAATGTATTTGTTGGGATTGCACGCGAGAACGGCCTTGCAGTGACAGCCTGA